The following are encoded together in the Ktedonobacterales bacterium genome:
- a CDS encoding cystathionine beta-synthase, which yields MQYYESILETIGHTPLVRLPRIAHNLAPLVLGKCEMFNPGGSVKDRIGVKMIEACERAGLLQPGGTIVEPTSGNTGTGLAIAAAIKGYRCLFVMTDKVSEEKRSLLRALGAEVIICPSSVPSDSPESYRNVAARLAKEIPGACSPDQYANPANPAAHYATTGPELWEATDGRITAFVAGIGTAGTITGTARYLKEQNPKIRVIGADPAGSIYSGDTPRPYKVEGIGTDAFPENYAPELVDEVIRVDDRTSFQLARRLAREEGILAGGSAGTALGAALEYGKRLGPEDVLVVLLPDTGRGYLSKFYNDTWLRENGLMEPAPTAALADVLAFRRQSNPGMPMLVSIGPQEPITVAIERLHRYGISQLPVIADGQVVGSLTETQLLQHVAAGEEIFGRTVADWQGAPLPSLQETASVHEAYTLFASGHPAVAVHDAQRLQGVVAKSDLLEFWAHVAQSNHEPTSNR from the coding sequence ATGCAATATTATGAGTCTATCCTTGAGACAATCGGGCATACTCCTCTGGTGCGGTTGCCGCGCATTGCCCATAACCTGGCGCCTTTGGTGCTGGGTAAATGCGAGATGTTCAACCCTGGTGGGAGCGTGAAAGACCGCATTGGTGTGAAGATGATAGAAGCGTGCGAGCGTGCTGGACTGCTTCAGCCAGGCGGCACGATTGTTGAACCTACCAGTGGCAATACTGGAACCGGGCTTGCTATTGCGGCAGCGATCAAGGGGTATCGCTGCCTGTTTGTGATGACCGATAAGGTGAGCGAAGAAAAACGCAGCCTTCTTCGCGCCCTGGGGGCCGAGGTGATTATCTGCCCCAGCAGTGTCCCCTCTGATTCGCCGGAAAGCTATCGAAATGTTGCTGCGCGGCTGGCAAAAGAGATCCCAGGCGCTTGTAGCCCGGACCAGTATGCGAATCCAGCGAATCCAGCGGCGCATTACGCGACGACGGGGCCAGAATTGTGGGAGGCCACCGATGGGAGGATCACGGCGTTTGTTGCAGGGATCGGGACCGCAGGCACTATTACGGGGACGGCGCGCTATCTAAAAGAGCAGAACCCAAAGATACGGGTGATTGGAGCTGATCCAGCCGGGTCTATCTATTCTGGTGATACGCCCCGGCCCTATAAAGTGGAGGGGATTGGTACTGATGCGTTCCCGGAAAACTACGCGCCGGAACTGGTTGATGAGGTGATACGAGTTGATGATCGCACTTCGTTCCAACTGGCGCGTCGGCTGGCGCGAGAAGAAGGGATTCTTGCGGGAGGGTCGGCAGGAACGGCCCTGGGGGCTGCTTTGGAATATGGCAAACGGCTAGGGCCTGAGGATGTACTCGTCGTTCTCTTGCCAGATACCGGGCGCGGCTATCTCTCGAAGTTCTACAATGATACGTGGCTGCGCGAGAATGGCTTGATGGAGCCAGCCCCGACTGCTGCCCTGGCAGATGTCCTGGCCTTCCGACGGCAATCGAATCCTGGGATGCCTATGCTGGTGAGTATAGGGCCACAAGAGCCTATTACGGTGGCAATCGAGCGCCTGCACCGCTATGGCATCTCGCAGCTTCCGGTGATTGCTGATGGGCAGGTGGTTGGTAGCCTGACCGAGACCCAATTACTCCAGCATGTCGCCGCTGGCGAGGAGATTTTTGGCCGAACAGTTGCCGATTGGCAGGGAGCGCCATTGCCATCGCTTCAGGAGACGGCCAGCGTACACGAAGCCTACACGCTCTTTGCCAGCGGCCACCCCGCCGTTGCTGTCCACGATGCGCAGCGGCTTCAGGGGGTGGTTGCAAAAAGCGATTTGCTGGAGTTTTGGGCGCATGTCGCCCAGAGCAACCACGAGCCGACCTCGAACCGCTAA
- a CDS encoding GAF domain-containing protein → MVLFRLVVIAMVLSVSNILTPHFDWLLSQLRDWSGDGAAPEEGSDAHLLLEALSADDITPYLPRFERSGQRLAEHGGKLETRLQGLQGYADVLGLALDDLLRKEAEQHAQVQSRLRAVLAQIMVALARGYQYVAEQLAREEHERASRGMTRLAAIQRVNAAANSSLDLDQTLQLSARAVAEEIQADLCSIFLYDEARRELILRATNGPRPHEGDHFSLRMGEGYSGWVADKGQPLIVADACADDRFAYEAEAYSPEYHGLLSLPIIFFTVEKLEGVMSVQTREPREFTPEEVGFLEVVAGQLAMNIENGRLYEQTDEKLRRKVHELSTLHRVSAIIASTLDLEEVLQTIAMQAVHLSGAERSAIFELDEQMQEMRLLVSYGLENPEPGWTAIKVGQCCAGRAVQNGEPLTSVGCMHTDAGCFLHTSPELLPDIQSVLCVPLKSRGKIRGVISVFSGQRYSLSYEQMQLVITFANEATVAIENARLYEETRRGLASKSLLLQEMHHRVKNNLQTVAGILSLQQRHTKSPAVAHLLAESVNRIQGIAATHDLLSREDVGMATVEEIARKIAVIVSANLAPPEFHLRLHVSADTIWVPSRQATILALVLNELVSNVFKHSFMGRSEGSILIAVSQEAGLVTLSLADDGPGLPAGFDAETSEGLGLSLVRTLVYADLRGTFTLRRTTLPPDLLRLEAAAGEAKDKRAGDMGEHDAEQWTIGEVQFLSRDVHQ, encoded by the coding sequence TTGGTTCTCTTCAGGCTGGTGGTCATTGCTATGGTGCTATCGGTAAGTAATATCTTAACTCCTCATTTTGACTGGCTGCTGAGCCAACTGCGCGATTGGAGCGGGGATGGCGCAGCGCCCGAAGAAGGGAGCGATGCTCACCTTCTCTTAGAGGCATTGAGTGCGGACGATATTACTCCCTATCTTCCGCGCTTTGAGCGATCAGGTCAGCGCCTGGCAGAACATGGTGGCAAGCTGGAGACACGTTTGCAAGGGCTTCAGGGATACGCGGATGTTCTCGGTCTGGCGCTGGATGATCTTCTACGTAAGGAAGCGGAGCAGCACGCACAGGTGCAGAGCCGCCTGCGCGCTGTGCTGGCTCAGATTATGGTTGCCCTGGCGCGCGGCTATCAATACGTGGCAGAGCAGTTGGCGCGTGAGGAGCATGAGCGCGCCTCTCGTGGTATGACTCGCCTGGCTGCAATTCAGCGAGTGAATGCCGCCGCTAATTCAAGCCTTGACCTGGACCAGACCTTGCAGCTCAGCGCGCGCGCTGTGGCTGAGGAGATACAGGCGGACCTCTGCTCCATTTTCCTGTATGATGAAGCTCGCCGTGAACTCATTTTGCGCGCTACCAATGGTCCGCGCCCACATGAAGGGGATCATTTTTCGCTGCGTATGGGCGAGGGATACAGCGGTTGGGTAGCGGATAAAGGCCAACCCTTGATTGTTGCGGACGCCTGCGCTGATGATCGTTTTGCCTACGAAGCTGAGGCTTATTCACCAGAGTATCATGGTTTACTCTCGCTGCCCATCATCTTCTTCACGGTCGAGAAGTTGGAGGGGGTGATGAGTGTCCAGACGCGCGAGCCACGCGAGTTCACGCCGGAAGAAGTGGGTTTTTTGGAAGTGGTGGCAGGCCAGCTTGCGATGAATATCGAAAATGGACGGCTCTATGAGCAAACCGACGAGAAGCTGCGGCGCAAGGTGCATGAATTGAGCACGCTGCACCGTGTTTCTGCCATCATCGCCTCAACATTGGACCTGGAAGAGGTTCTGCAAACGATTGCTATGCAGGCTGTGCATTTGAGCGGGGCGGAACGCTCGGCTATTTTCGAGTTGGATGAGCAGATGCAGGAGATGCGCTTGCTGGTGAGCTATGGGCTGGAGAATCCGGAGCCTGGCTGGACTGCCATTAAAGTTGGTCAATGTTGCGCTGGCCGAGCAGTGCAGAACGGGGAGCCACTTACCTCAGTCGGGTGCATGCACACTGATGCCGGGTGCTTTTTGCATACATCGCCGGAATTGCTTCCTGATATTCAGAGTGTGTTGTGTGTGCCGCTTAAGAGCAGAGGGAAGATACGTGGCGTGATTAGTGTTTTCAGCGGCCAACGCTATTCACTGAGTTATGAGCAGATGCAATTAGTGATTACGTTTGCGAATGAAGCGACTGTTGCTATCGAGAATGCGCGGCTGTATGAGGAAACCCGGCGCGGCCTGGCGAGCAAATCGTTGCTCCTCCAGGAGATGCACCATCGCGTGAAAAATAATCTTCAGACGGTGGCGGGAATCCTCTCTTTGCAGCAGCGCCATACGAAATCACCGGCGGTAGCTCATTTGCTGGCAGAGAGCGTGAATCGCATTCAGGGCATTGCAGCCACCCATGATCTGCTTTCTCGTGAGGATGTAGGGATGGCAACCGTTGAGGAGATTGCTCGCAAAATTGCAGTGATCGTTAGCGCAAATCTGGCGCCGCCGGAGTTTCACTTGCGGCTGCATGTCTCTGCTGACACCATCTGGGTACCTTCTCGGCAAGCCACCATTCTTGCCCTGGTGCTTAATGAACTGGTCTCGAATGTGTTCAAGCACAGCTTTATGGGGCGCAGCGAAGGTAGTATTCTTATAGCCGTTTCTCAGGAGGCTGGCTTGGTGACACTTTCGCTTGCTGATGATGGGCCGGGCTTGCCAGCAGGATTTGACGCTGAGACTTCAGAGGGATTGGGGCTTTCGCTGGTGCGTACTCTGGTGTATGCAGACCTGCGCGGGACATTTACCTTGCGCCGAACTACTTTACCCCCTGATCTTTTACGATTAGAGGCTGCTGCTGGTGAGGCGAAAGACAAGCGCGCCGGGGATATGGGGGAGCATGATGCCGAACAATGGACGATTGGAGAGGTACAGTTTCTGTCCAGGGATGTTCACCAGTAG
- the alr gene encoding alanine racemase has translation MIYLHDLLEMTSATLRFPGRTAEFPAFAHDSRQIAPGELFIAVRGEHRDGHDFIEEAIQQGAAGVVAEFERFRGYETLHTHIADRMQQQGVALILVKDSRAALRAYAHGILRQWRPRVIAVTGSVAKTTTKEAIAAILQPFFPTFKSWRNYNDSLGLPLSLGRLEPRHQIAVLELGCDHLGEIAALCELIQPSIGVVPHVSHTQLQYFGSIEHYAQELATLPRNLPPDGFAILNEANPYTLAMSAETQATPLLFSRSAARDARLHALCLGARQLRDGLEATFAFRPLPTARQYKETQQPPRTYRFRRLTGTHWVESILAAITTAFALGIDPHAAAELLEDFAPLPGRSRLLAGIDESLLLDDTHNAAPAAVEAAIQTLGDLKNLYPRGSSIAVLGDMFRLGNYEMAAHQRIGTQVAQVADRLITQGTRAALIAQEARQNGMASDAIDVTYSAEDAAQVVRKRLEELAEAENQAIVLIKGSEEMRMERVTERLLAQPEEAAHKLDRQTLAWKQIIRMRPDRPTWVEIDLSAIGANCQQIKRLIGPGVELLASLKADAYGHGALHVAQTVLHNGASRLGVATLSEAAPLRQAGITAPILIFGYLPPWQMREAVRLGVTATIYSLEGVQALSQAAQSLGTEAYAHLKIDSGMGRLGMRAEDQQSILRVAAEAHNLPGITLEGIFTHFACADSADQTHCRLQLARFSQVLAALEEAGLRPPVIHAANSAATLTLPETHFGMVRVGTALYGLHPSDEVRLSEGFQPALSFKTQIAQVKDIPAGECISYGCTFVTPTEMRIAVIPVGYADGFRRAPSHWGEVLVRGKRAPVIGRVCMDQSMIDVSDIPGVTTGDEVVLIGQQGEQTLTAEAVAARLGTINYEVVSEILARVPRVN, from the coding sequence ATGATCTATCTACATGACCTGTTAGAAATGACCAGCGCGACGCTGCGATTTCCTGGGCGAACCGCTGAGTTTCCTGCATTTGCCCATGACTCCAGGCAGATAGCCCCTGGTGAGTTATTTATCGCTGTCCGTGGGGAACACCGCGACGGACACGACTTCATCGAAGAGGCCATTCAACAGGGCGCAGCGGGTGTCGTTGCTGAGTTCGAGCGATTTCGTGGCTACGAAACCCTCCATACACATATCGCTGATCGTATGCAACAGCAAGGCGTCGCGCTCATCCTGGTCAAAGATAGCCGCGCTGCCCTGCGTGCCTATGCGCATGGCATCCTTCGCCAGTGGCGTCCGCGCGTTATTGCTGTGACTGGCAGCGTCGCAAAAACAACCACAAAAGAAGCCATCGCCGCCATTCTGCAACCGTTCTTCCCCACCTTCAAGAGCTGGCGCAATTATAATGACTCGCTCGGATTGCCGTTATCGCTAGGCCGTCTGGAGCCGCGCCACCAGATAGCGGTCCTCGAACTAGGCTGCGATCATCTCGGAGAGATCGCCGCCCTGTGCGAGCTTATCCAGCCGTCTATCGGCGTTGTCCCTCATGTGAGCCACACGCAGCTTCAATATTTTGGAAGCATCGAACACTATGCCCAGGAACTGGCGACGCTTCCTCGCAATCTCCCGCCTGATGGTTTCGCCATCCTCAACGAGGCCAATCCCTATACCCTCGCCATGTCGGCAGAAACCCAGGCCACGCCCCTGCTGTTCAGTCGCAGTGCCGCGCGGGATGCACGTCTCCATGCCCTCTGCCTGGGAGCCAGGCAACTACGAGACGGCCTGGAGGCAACGTTTGCTTTTCGCCCGCTGCCAACTGCTCGGCAGTACAAAGAAACACAGCAGCCCCCGCGCACCTATAGATTCAGGAGACTCACCGGCACGCATTGGGTAGAAAGTATTCTGGCAGCCATCACAACAGCGTTCGCCCTTGGTATCGATCCCCACGCCGCAGCAGAACTGCTGGAAGATTTCGCGCCGCTCCCTGGCAGGTCACGCTTGCTGGCCGGTATTGATGAAAGCCTCTTGTTGGACGATACCCACAACGCGGCTCCAGCCGCTGTCGAAGCCGCCATTCAGACCCTGGGCGACCTCAAAAATCTCTATCCACGCGGCTCCAGCATTGCCGTTTTAGGTGATATGTTTCGCCTGGGAAACTATGAGATGGCGGCGCATCAGCGCATTGGCACACAGGTAGCCCAGGTAGCAGATCGCCTGATTACACAAGGCACACGCGCTGCGCTCATCGCCCAGGAGGCGCGCCAGAATGGCATGGCCTCTGACGCCATTGATGTGACATACAGTGCCGAAGATGCCGCCCAGGTGGTCAGAAAGCGTCTGGAGGAACTGGCCGAAGCAGAAAATCAGGCTATCGTACTCATCAAAGGTTCAGAAGAGATGCGCATGGAGCGCGTGACAGAGCGGTTGTTAGCTCAACCGGAAGAAGCGGCCCATAAACTGGACCGTCAGACGCTGGCCTGGAAACAGATCATCAGGATGCGCCCTGACCGCCCAACCTGGGTTGAGATTGATCTGAGCGCCATCGGCGCAAACTGCCAACAGATAAAACGCTTGATCGGCCCCGGCGTTGAACTCCTGGCAAGCCTGAAAGCCGACGCTTACGGACATGGCGCGCTGCACGTGGCACAAACTGTGCTGCATAATGGGGCATCGCGTCTTGGAGTTGCCACCCTCAGCGAAGCAGCGCCCTTGCGGCAGGCTGGCATTACCGCTCCAATCTTGATCTTTGGCTATCTGCCTCCCTGGCAAATGCGCGAGGCAGTGCGGCTCGGTGTCACTGCGACCATCTATTCGCTGGAAGGGGTCCAGGCTCTGTCGCAAGCCGCCCAATCGCTCGGAACAGAAGCCTATGCGCATCTCAAGATTGACAGCGGCATGGGACGTTTGGGCATGCGCGCTGAGGACCAACAGAGCATTTTGCGCGTAGCCGCTGAGGCGCACAACCTGCCGGGAATAACGTTGGAGGGCATCTTTACTCATTTTGCCTGCGCCGACAGCGCCGATCAAACACACTGCCGCCTCCAGTTAGCGCGCTTCAGCCAGGTATTAGCAGCGTTAGAAGAAGCCGGGCTGCGGCCTCCGGTAATACATGCGGCCAACAGCGCGGCAACGCTCACTCTGCCAGAGACGCACTTTGGCATGGTCCGTGTAGGCACAGCACTCTATGGGCTGCACCCATCTGATGAGGTACGTCTCTCCGAAGGATTCCAACCTGCGCTCAGTTTCAAGACGCAAATTGCGCAGGTCAAGGATATTCCTGCTGGCGAATGTATCAGCTATGGCTGTACCTTTGTGACGCCCACCGAGATGCGTATCGCTGTCATTCCAGTAGGCTACGCCGATGGTTTCCGGCGAGCGCCGTCACACTGGGGCGAAGTATTGGTTCGAGGCAAGCGCGCCCCGGTAATTGGGCGCGTCTGTATGGACCAGTCTATGATTGATGTCAGCGACATTCCCGGCGTGACTACCGGCGACGAAGTAGTCCTGATTGGGCAGCAAGGAGAGCAGACGCTAACAGCCGAAGCCGTCGCCGCGCGGCTAGGTACGATTAACTACGAAGTGGTCTCGGAGATTCTCGCCCGTGTTCCCAGAGTCAATTAG
- a CDS encoding FAD-dependent oxidoreductase has protein sequence MTGDLALVLDGYPQYRQHLPDGKWTLVRVRQGEAASKPGEIGVADPRVSRQHAAIVVWRGRATILDLHSTDGTFVNGRRIDGRTPLIPGDLISVGDTTFRLVGTAQKEVLILGGGFAGAYTAMELQKLVKRRRDIHISLISQDNFFLFHPMLPELVSGSIETQHVLVPTRRMSPGVTFYTGSVEQIDLDNRQVTVDLGFENRREIVRFHYLVLALGAITDLSRMPGMSEHALLAKTVGDAFYLRNHLVDMLEKADAESDPEERRKLLTFIVAGGGFSGVEVMAELSDLIHDALPNYHNIEPQEPRKLLIQGPERILPEVKESLAVFATKKLAKKGIEVRVNTRLKALTPDEAILATDERIPTRTLIATIGNVPHPLLAALPCQRDQRGAVITNEFLEVPDCPGVFALGDNASVPDVTTGGRCPPTAQYAIRQARFLAWNVLATITEKPKRAFKFGGLGQLASLGRGSAVAQVFGIKLSGFIAWSLWRFVYLSKLPTMERRLRVAADWTLDFLLPRDIVRLQVEHSSMVQRLHFEPGQVVIREGDIGTRFYIVLKGQLEAVRKRAGGEERLALIKEGDHFGERALLRRARRAATVRTLTPVDLLALERADFMALATSGLLQPEELERAAIGEQPGHVPQS, from the coding sequence GTGACAGGTGATCTAGCTCTGGTGCTTGATGGCTATCCGCAGTATCGCCAACATTTGCCAGATGGCAAGTGGACGCTGGTGCGCGTCCGACAGGGTGAAGCGGCCAGTAAGCCTGGTGAGATTGGAGTGGCTGACCCTCGCGTTTCTCGCCAGCATGCTGCGATTGTTGTCTGGCGGGGCCGGGCAACCATTCTTGATCTGCATTCGACGGATGGAACGTTTGTGAATGGTCGCAGGATTGATGGTAGAACTCCGCTCATCCCTGGCGACTTGATTTCTGTTGGTGATACCACCTTTCGGTTGGTAGGGACGGCCCAGAAAGAAGTTTTGATTCTGGGTGGTGGATTTGCAGGCGCCTATACGGCGATGGAATTGCAGAAGCTGGTCAAACGCCGCCGCGATATTCATATCAGCCTGATCAGCCAGGACAATTTTTTTCTCTTCCATCCGATGCTCCCTGAACTCGTTTCTGGCAGTATCGAAACACAGCACGTGCTGGTGCCGACTCGGCGCATGAGTCCTGGCGTGACGTTTTATACGGGGTCGGTTGAGCAGATCGATCTGGATAATCGGCAGGTGACGGTTGATCTCGGTTTCGAGAACCGACGCGAGATTGTGCGTTTTCATTATCTGGTGCTGGCGCTGGGGGCGATCACCGATCTTTCGCGTATGCCCGGCATGAGCGAACACGCTCTGCTGGCAAAGACGGTGGGCGACGCTTTTTACCTGCGTAATCATCTGGTGGATATGCTGGAAAAAGCCGACGCAGAGAGCGACCCGGAGGAGCGGCGCAAGCTGCTGACCTTTATTGTAGCCGGTGGGGGATTTTCAGGCGTCGAGGTTATGGCGGAATTATCTGATCTCATTCACGATGCCTTGCCAAACTATCATAATATTGAGCCACAGGAGCCGCGCAAGCTGCTGATCCAGGGGCCTGAGCGTATTCTGCCGGAAGTGAAAGAGAGCCTGGCAGTTTTCGCTACCAAGAAATTAGCAAAGAAGGGCATTGAGGTGCGCGTCAATACGCGGCTGAAAGCCTTGACGCCTGATGAGGCTATTCTTGCCACCGATGAGCGCATTCCCACCCGGACTTTGATAGCTACTATCGGGAACGTGCCTCACCCGTTATTGGCGGCTCTGCCCTGTCAGCGCGATCAACGAGGAGCCGTTATTACAAATGAGTTTCTTGAGGTTCCCGATTGCCCTGGTGTGTTTGCGCTAGGGGATAATGCTTCGGTGCCCGATGTTACGACTGGAGGACGCTGCCCTCCAACGGCGCAGTATGCTATTCGTCAGGCGCGCTTTTTGGCCTGGAATGTTCTGGCGACGATTACCGAGAAACCGAAGCGGGCTTTTAAGTTTGGTGGATTGGGGCAGCTTGCCTCATTGGGGCGTGGATCGGCGGTTGCCCAGGTTTTTGGTATCAAGCTTTCTGGCTTTATTGCCTGGTCTCTGTGGCGGTTTGTCTATCTCTCTAAACTGCCTACGATGGAGCGGCGTTTGCGCGTGGCGGCGGATTGGACGCTTGATTTTCTGCTCCCACGCGATATTGTGCGGCTTCAGGTAGAACACTCCAGTATGGTGCAGCGCCTGCACTTCGAGCCAGGGCAGGTGGTGATCCGCGAAGGCGATATTGGTACACGCTTTTATATCGTGCTTAAGGGCCAGCTAGAAGCGGTGCGTAAACGCGCTGGGGGGGAAGAGCGTCTTGCGCTCATCAAAGAGGGCGATCATTTTGGCGAGCGGGCATTACTGCGACGCGCGCGGCGCGCGGCTACGGTGCGTACTCTGACGCCAGTGGATTTGCTGGCGCTGGAACGGGCTGACTTCATGGCGCTTGCTACCAGTGGGCTGCTTCAGCCGGAGGAATTGGAGCGGGCTGCAATAGGCGAACAACCCGGACACGTACCTCAATCCTGA